From Dreissena polymorpha isolate Duluth1 chromosome 15, UMN_Dpol_1.0, whole genome shotgun sequence, a single genomic window includes:
- the LOC127860319 gene encoding uncharacterized protein LOC127860319: MNVSCKLGEPQLKYHNGVFEVNETLSNSDDVWLGYIYAKVPFLLLGCASLQGENGVHVHAVADCYKICGGGQLEIKRTSNGTVCICVSGSFDTNQPICKGGDRNSICNNCSEIYTQINDLTARAIVEKVHSYDWSTGNRLCLTIGRHPSFERSITNAGFWAIHTQYYWTGIFRANILIQLSLKETTLGSTRSLSTTQIHTTLTTDYAFPTSDDGILTESRHTNSEKLPALGLRIGVSKSVTVLEA, translated from the exons ATGAATGTGTCATGCAAATTGGGAGAACCGCAGCTCAAATACCACAACGGAGTTTTTGAGGTTAACGAGACATTGTCAAATAGCGATGACGTTTGGTTGGGATACATCTATGCAAAGGTTCCATTTTTACTATTGG GCTGTGCAAGTCTGCAGGGCGAAAACGGGGTACACGTGCACGCAGTCGCTGACTGTTATAAAATATGTGGAGGTGGACAATTGGAAATAAAAAGGACAAGTAATGGg ACAGTTTGCATCTGCGTTTCGGGATCTTTTGACACAAATCAACCGATATGCAAAGGTGGTGACCGAAACAGCATTTGCAATAACTGTTCTGAGATCTACACCCAGATAAACG aTCTCACTGCAAGAGCCATTGTGGAAAAAGTACATTCGTATGACTGGTCGACTGGGAATAGATTATGCCTAACAATTGGACGGCATCCATCATTTGAACGCAGCATAACAAATGCCGGCTTTTGGGCCATACACACACAATACTACTGGACTGGGATTTTCAGGGCAAACATACTAATACAACTCTCTTTGAAAG AAACTACGCTTGGCTCTACAAGGAGCTTGTCAACAACACAAATACATACGACTTTAACAACGGACTATGCATTTCCAACCAGTGATGACGGAATACTTACAGAAAGCAGACACACCAATTCAGAAA AATTACCCGCGCTGGGACTACGGATTGGTGTTTCG AAGAGTGTTACCGTGTTGGAAGCCTAA